A stretch of Corynebacterium timonense DNA encodes these proteins:
- the amn gene encoding AMP nucleosidase has protein sequence MVDAVDVDGAVDKLIELYERSCALAREIVDSGGYERYDDVRYPTISVNIKTWVPIDRTEPFGYVDEAGVYSAVISRPDLMSSYLRAQLGALCANYDTEITVGYSDVRIPPEYIRGATRPDGANSIPRPTLDSVHDAIVDGDWDAFHGAEKPLFHFGPQRFDIACARLEHYTGIEVDTLQKYILFTNYAMHVTEFVRFGLRQLAEPGSRYTALKLPSGETVSDTVAFEDLDLASRYQMPRYDLITPEGDGITMINIGVGPSNAKTITDSLAVLRPEAWIMIGHCAGLDGRMRIGDLILGNAYERHDGVLDDYIRPESPLPAVPEIQRTLEKAVREVYGEDAELMRTGTVLSSSDRNWEWKTPRELWEWLRGSTAAAVDMESCALAANGYRYRVPYGTLLAVSDLPLHAVPKLPAAAQAFYSNSKEAHVMCAVRAMERLAENPERLRTRKLRRTIGEVPFR, from the coding sequence ATGGTGGATGCAGTGGACGTGGATGGGGCCGTCGATAAGCTTATTGAGCTCTACGAACGCTCGTGCGCACTCGCGCGGGAGATCGTGGACTCGGGGGGCTACGAGCGCTACGACGACGTGCGCTACCCCACAATCAGCGTGAACATCAAGACGTGGGTGCCCATCGACCGCACCGAGCCCTTCGGCTACGTCGACGAGGCCGGCGTGTACTCCGCCGTCATCTCCCGCCCCGACCTCATGTCCAGCTACCTGCGCGCCCAGCTCGGCGCCCTGTGCGCCAACTACGACACCGAGATCACCGTCGGCTACTCCGACGTGCGCATCCCGCCCGAGTACATCCGCGGCGCGACGCGCCCCGACGGCGCCAACTCGATCCCCCGGCCCACCCTCGACTCGGTGCACGACGCCATCGTCGACGGCGACTGGGACGCCTTCCACGGCGCCGAGAAACCCCTGTTCCATTTCGGCCCGCAGCGCTTCGACATCGCCTGCGCCCGCCTCGAGCACTACACGGGCATCGAAGTGGACACGCTGCAGAAATACATCCTGTTCACCAACTACGCCATGCACGTCACCGAGTTCGTGCGCTTCGGCCTGCGCCAGCTCGCCGAGCCAGGCTCGCGCTACACCGCCCTGAAACTGCCCAGCGGCGAAACCGTCTCCGACACCGTCGCCTTCGAGGACCTCGACCTCGCCTCCCGCTACCAGATGCCGCGCTACGACCTCATCACCCCCGAGGGCGACGGCATCACCATGATTAACATCGGCGTCGGCCCCTCCAACGCCAAAACCATCACGGACTCCCTGGCCGTGCTGCGCCCCGAGGCGTGGATCATGATCGGCCACTGCGCCGGGCTTGACGGGCGCATGCGCATTGGCGACCTCATCCTCGGCAACGCCTACGAGCGCCACGACGGCGTGCTCGACGACTACATCCGCCCCGAGTCGCCCCTGCCCGCCGTCCCCGAAATCCAGCGCACCCTGGAAAAAGCCGTGCGGGAGGTCTACGGCGAGGACGCGGAGCTCATGCGCACCGGCACCGTCCTCTCCTCCTCCGACCGCAACTGGGAGTGGAAAACCCCGCGCGAACTGTGGGAATGGCTGCGCGGCTCCACGGCCGCCGCGGTGGACATGGAATCCTGCGCCCTCGCCGCCAACGGCTACCGCTACCGCGTGCCCTACGGCACGCTCCTCGCCGTGTCCGACCTGCCCCTGCACGCCGTGCCCAAACTGCCCGCCGCCGCGCAGGCGTTCTACTCCAACTCCAAGGAAGCGCACGTTATGTGCGCGGTGCGCGCCATGGAACGCCTCGCGGAAAACCCCGAGCGGCTGCGCACCCGGAAGCTGCGCCGCACCATCGGCGAGGTGCCGTTCCGCTAG
- a CDS encoding App1 family protein, which produces MAIADAARWVEARVRRAGVRAKARKAWIPAATGFTGYGTPGRARVLGRVLMADPAADASAARPQRGYRQFLTTPVPDMPVTVRLGARTVRTRTDDQGYVVALVEGHGLEPGWHTALLDAPLSAHPAPAPVRIIADDVTHGVISDIDDTIMVTNLPRALLAAWNSWVLRATNRRPVDGMARFLHAAHGPGEPVFYVSTGAWNTYGMLHDFMQRHGFPAGPMLLTDWGPTPTALFRSGPEHKRVQLRNLLIDFPGITWTLVGDDGQHDPMIYSGLVAEHPGRVKLVALRELTAPQHLLAHGTATTMEQPGDYRGVPAIYGADGDELLEQLRRAGG; this is translated from the coding sequence ATGGCGATAGCGGATGCGGCACGGTGGGTGGAGGCGCGGGTGCGGCGCGCGGGCGTGCGCGCGAAAGCGCGCAAAGCGTGGATCCCCGCGGCGACCGGCTTTACGGGCTACGGAACCCCAGGGCGGGCCCGCGTGCTGGGCCGCGTGCTCATGGCCGACCCCGCTGCCGACGCCTCGGCTGCCCGCCCGCAGCGCGGCTACCGGCAGTTTTTGACCACCCCCGTGCCCGACATGCCCGTCACGGTGCGCCTGGGCGCGCGCACCGTGCGCACGCGCACCGACGACCAGGGCTACGTGGTCGCCCTCGTCGAAGGCCACGGCCTCGAGCCCGGATGGCACACGGCGCTTCTCGACGCCCCCTTAAGCGCCCACCCCGCCCCCGCCCCCGTGCGCATCATCGCCGACGACGTCACCCACGGCGTCATCTCCGACATCGACGACACGATCATGGTGACGAACCTTCCGCGCGCCCTGCTTGCCGCGTGGAACTCGTGGGTGCTGCGCGCCACCAACCGCCGCCCTGTCGACGGCATGGCACGCTTCCTCCACGCCGCCCACGGCCCCGGCGAGCCGGTGTTCTACGTCTCCACCGGCGCCTGGAACACCTACGGAATGCTGCACGACTTCATGCAGCGCCACGGCTTCCCTGCCGGGCCCATGCTGCTGACGGACTGGGGCCCCACCCCGACGGCCCTGTTCCGCTCCGGGCCGGAGCACAAGCGGGTGCAGCTGCGCAACCTGCTCATCGACTTCCCCGGTATCACCTGGACGCTCGTGGGCGACGACGGCCAGCACGACCCCATGATCTACTCAGGGCTCGTCGCCGAGCACCCCGGGCGCGTGAAGCTGGTGGCGCTGCGCGAGCTCACCGCCCCGCAGCACCTCCTCGCGCACGGCACCGCTACCACCATGGAGCAGCCCGGCGACTACCGCGGGGTCCCCGCCATCTACGGCGCCGACGGCGACGAGCTTCTCGAGCAGCTGCGCCGGGCGGGGGGCTAG
- a CDS encoding pilin N-terminal domain-containing protein, which translates to MNRTKLAALILAGAVVLSPAAEAKTVTGNVDNVAIESIDAGRSVDLTIYKAPRNPYDEPPPGALPDGGRAGFTFELRRVEGVDLTTSEGWDRACTMTLDEARAAATGPRFTATTDASGTARFTDLPIGLYYVVETPPETAGYQWRYGGPFLITLPIGDMSGERWLYDVEITAKSGLTYEPGTPTTPPTQPPPPGPPPVPGPPPTPGPPPTPGPGPGPGTSTPGTTTPEVPPGSPPDGSTPEIPGTGQDGTRETPRLASTGAGVISIALIGGLLIALGLVLARRRNGGQSAD; encoded by the coding sequence ATGAACAGAACTAAACTCGCCGCGCTCATCTTAGCGGGTGCCGTAGTGTTGTCTCCCGCCGCAGAGGCCAAGACGGTGACGGGGAACGTTGACAACGTCGCCATCGAGTCGATCGACGCCGGACGCTCCGTCGATCTCACCATCTACAAGGCCCCGCGGAACCCGTACGACGAACCACCTCCCGGAGCGCTGCCTGACGGTGGCCGTGCTGGCTTCACCTTCGAACTGCGGCGCGTCGAAGGTGTTGATTTGACCACAAGCGAAGGTTGGGATCGCGCTTGCACCATGACGCTCGACGAGGCGCGTGCAGCAGCCACGGGTCCGAGGTTCACAGCGACGACAGACGCATCCGGCACCGCACGCTTCACCGACCTGCCGATCGGCCTGTACTACGTGGTGGAAACCCCGCCTGAAACAGCTGGTTATCAGTGGCGCTACGGCGGCCCGTTCCTCATCACACTTCCCATTGGAGATATGAGCGGCGAGCGGTGGCTTTACGACGTCGAGATCACCGCAAAGTCTGGCCTCACCTACGAGCCGGGTACTCCCACGACCCCGCCCACGCAGCCCCCACCTCCCGGCCCACCGCCTGTTCCGGGCCCACCGCCGACGCCGGGACCTCCACCAACGCCGGGACCAGGGCCGGGGCCTGGCACGTCGACGCCCGGGACAACAACACCCGAGGTGCCGCCGGGATCCCCGCCGGACGGGTCCACCCCAGAAATTCCAGGGACGGGACAGGATGGGACGCGTGAAACGCCTCGGCTCGCCAGCACAGGTGCGGGCGTGATCTCGATTGCGCTGATCGGTGGGCTGCTGATTGCGCTCGGATTAGTACTTGCTCGACGCCGCAACGGCGGCCAGTCGGCGGACTAG